The following are encoded in a window of Panicum virgatum strain AP13 chromosome 5N, P.virgatum_v5, whole genome shotgun sequence genomic DNA:
- the LOC120676453 gene encoding 5'-3' exoribonuclease 3-like isoform X1: MGVPAFYRWLAEKYPMVVVDVVEEEPVEIEGVKVPVDTSKPNPNGLEFDNLYLDMNGIIHPCFHPEDRPSPTTFGEVFQCMFDYIDRLFIMVRPRRLLYMAIDGVAPRAKMNQQRSRRFRAAKDAADAAAEEERLREEFEREGRKLPPKQQSQTCDSNVITPGTEFMAVLSVALQYYIHLRLNYDPGWKQIKVILSDANVPGEGEHKIMSYIRGQRNLSGFNPNTRHCLYGLDADLIMLALATHEVHFSILREVVYTPGQQDKCFLCGQVGHLAANCEGKVKRKAGEFDEKGDAIVPKKPYQFLNIWTLREYLEYEFRMPNPPFKIDFECIVDDFIFMCFFVGNDFLPHMPTLEIREGAINLLMAVYKKEFPSMGGYLTDSCTPDLNRVEHFIQAVGSYEDKIFQKRARLHQRQAERIKREKAQAKRGDDLDPHVRDDLIVPIQRFQGSRLASGAVPAPYEQNGSHKDNKERNNRARKAARVSTPGSSIAAAIVEAENDLEAQERDNKEELKSMLKDALREKSDIFNSENPEEDKVKLGEPGWRERYYEEKFGARTPEQIEEIRRDVVLKYTEGLCWVMHYYYEGVCSWQWFYPYHYAPFASDLRDLGHLNITFELGTPFKPFDQLMGVFPAASAHALPLQYRRLMTDPSSPIIDFYPTDFEVDMNGKRYSWQGIAKLPFIDEARLLAEIKKVEHTLTPEEARRNSVMFDMLFVNGSHPLSPYIYSLNSKFGHLPDKERNEIKEKLDPSASGGMNGYITLRSGDPCPPIFRSPVDGLEDIMDNQVICSIYKLPDHHKHIARPPVGVITPKKTVEAGDLKPPPVLWHEDSGRRPHDNSNRYNPPGAISGRQLGEAAHRLVINSLNAQGRGQHSGPSMPYQTIMNGMHHLNVVHPNGNQGMPPPGEQSGWYVPRGSVPNGQIPAYASSGTGNYQYERSGPSQGNRGRQQTHPYSRDGYHDARGRVPPAYGYQQTGGNMYSSQPVAAPSGPGLYGQPPSAYPGFRGGGYCPPPYGGAQQWQQQPYSSYAGRGPYGGAPPPAGADSRAQQSQNRYSSLDRSSNRRPPSGYNR; the protein is encoded by the exons ATGGGTGTCCCGGCGTTCTACCGGTGGCTGGCGGAGAAATACccgatggtggtggtggacgtggtggaggaggagcccgtGGAGATCGAGGGCGTCAAGGTGCCCGTCGACACCTCCAAGCCCAACCCCAACGGCCTCGAGTTCGACAACCTCTACCTAGATATGAATGGTATCATACACCCCTGCTTCCACCCGGAGGACAGG CCCTCCCCAACAACATTCGGTGAGGTTTTCCAGTGCATGTTTGATTACATAGACAGATTATTCATCATGGTTCGCCCTCGAAGGCTTTTATACATGGCCATTG ATGGTGTTGCTCCTCGTGCTAAGATGAACCAGCAGCGCTCCAGACGATTCAGAGCTGCAAAAGATGCAGCGGATGCG GCtgcagaagaagaaaggctaCGTGAAGAGTTTGAGAGGGAAGGCAGAAAACTTCCTCCAAAACAGCAATCACAAACATGTGATTCCAATGTTATTACTCCAGGGACCGAGTTTATGGCTGTTTTATCAGTTGCTTTGCAGTATTACATCCATCTCAGATTGAATTATGATCCTGGATGGAAACAAATTAAA GTTATTTTGTCTGATGCCAATGTTCCTGGTGAAGGGGAACATAAAATCATGTCGTACATTCGTGGCCAACGGAATCTGTCTGGTTTTAACCCAAATACACGCCATTGCCTGTATGGCCTG GATGCAGATCTGATCATGCTAGCTTTAGCGACACATGAAGTACATTTCTCAATACTGAGAGAG GTAGTTTATACACCTGGACAGCAGGATAAATGCTTCTTGTGTGGTCAGGTGGGACATTTAGCAGCAAACTGTGAAGGAAAGGTGAAAAGAAAAGCTGGGGAGTTTGATGAGAAGGGGGACGCTATTGTTCCAAAGAAACCTTATCAG TTCTTGAATATATGGACCCTTCGGGAGTACTTAGAATATGAGTTCAGAATGCCAAACCCACCTTTCAAAATTGATTTTGAATGCATCGTTGATGATTTCATCTTCATGTGCTTCTTTGTTGGCAATGATTTTCTTCCACATATGCCAACACTAGAGATCCGTGAG GGAGCTATTAATTTGCTAATGGCAGTAtacaagaaggaatttcccTCGATGGGTGGCTATTTAACTGATTCTTGCACG CCTGATCTGAATAGAGTTGAACACTTCATTCAAGCAGTTGGTTCCTATGAGGATAAAATATTTCAGAAAAGAGCCCGTTTGCATCAG CGTCAAGCGGAAAGAATTAAACGAGAGAAGGCCCAGGCGAAGCGGGGTGATGATCTGGATCCccatgttcgggatgatcttaTTGTGCCTATTCAACGTTTTCAAGGGTCCCGCCTAGCCTCTGGGGCTGTACCTGCACCATATGAGCAGAATGGATCTCATAAAGACAATAAAGAAAGGAACAATCGAGCTCGGAAAGCTGCAAGAGTATCAACGCCAGGTTCCAGCATCGCTGCAGCCATAGTTGAAGCAGAAAATGACCTCGAAGCCCAA GAACGTGACAACAAAGAAGAACTGAAGTCAATGCTTAAAGATGCACTTCGAGAGAAGTCAGATATTTTTAATTCTGAAAATCCAGAGGAGGATAAG GTGAAACTTGGAGAACCAGGATGGAGGGAAAGGTACTATGAAGAGAAATTTGGGGCAAGAACACCTGAACAGATTGAAGAAATACGCAGAGATGTC GTTCTCAAATACACTGAAGGTTTATGCTGGGTAATGCACTACTACTACGAAGGTGTTTGCTCATGGCAATG GTTCTATCCTTACCACTATGCTCCGTTCGCTTCAGATTTGAGGGATTTGGGTCATCTTAATATTACATTTGAACTTGGGACGCCATTCAAACCTTTTGATCAGCTTATGGGGGTTTTCCCAGCTGCAAG CGCTCATGCACTGCCGCTACAGTATCGCCGATTGATGACTGATCCCAGTTCACCAATAATTGATTTTTATCCTACTG ATTTCGAAGTAGATATGAATGGGAAAAGATACTCCTGGCAA GGGATAGCAAAACTGCCCTTTATTGATGAAGCTCGCTTATTGGCTGAAATAAAAAAAGTTGAGCATACTTTGACG CCTGAAGAAGCAAGGAGAAACAGTGTCATGTTCGATATGCTTTTCGTGAATGGATCACACCCTCTTTCACCTTATATTTACTCGCTCAACAGCAAATTTGGACATCTGCCTGACAAAGAGAGAAATGAAATTAAAGAAAAGCTTGATCCTTCTGCTAG TGGAGGAATGAATGGCTACATAACACTTCGCAGTGGGGACCCATGCCCTCCTATCTTTAGGTCTCCTGTGGATGGGCTGGAGGATATTATGGATAATCAAGTGAT ATGCTCAATCTACAAGCTTCCAGATCATCATAAGCACATAGCTCGGCCTCCGGTTGGTGTTATCACACCCAAGAAG ACTGTTGAAGCTGGTGATCTGAAACCGCCTCCAGTGCTGTGGCATGAAGATAGTGGCAGGAGGCCTCATGATAATAGCAACAG GTACAACCCACCTGGAGCCATATCAGGCCGCCAACTTGGAGAGGCAGCCCACCGACTAGTCATAAACAGCTTAAATGCTCAGGGTAGGGGGCAACATAGTGGCCCATCAATGCCATATCAAACTATAATGAATGGCATGCACCATCTGAATGTAGTGCACCCTAATGGCAATCAAGGAATGCCTCCCCCAGGGGAGCAGTCTGGTTGGTATGTGCCTAGGGGTAGTGTTCCAAATGGTCAAATACCAGCTTATGCATCATCAGGAACAGGTAATTATCAGTATGAAAGGTCAGGGCCTTCACAAGGTAACCGAGGAAGGCAACAAACTCACCCGTATTCAAGAGATGGCTACCATGACGCAAGAGGCAGGGTTCCACCTGCATATGGATACCAGCAGACTGGTGGCAACATGTATTCATCACAGCCTGTTGCTGCGCCATCAGGTCCTGGACTGTATGGGCAACCCCCATCAGCATATCCTGGGTTTCGTGGTGGAGGCTACTGCCCCCCTCCATATGGTGGAGCCCAACAGTGGCAGCAACAACCATATAGTTCATATGCTGGAAGAGGGCCTTATGGAGGTGCGCCACCACCCGCTGGGGCTGATTCACGAGCACAGCAGTCACAGAACCGTTATAGCTCTTTGGACAGAAGTTCAAACCGGAGGCCTCCATCTGGATACAACCGATAA
- the LOC120676453 gene encoding 5'-3' exoribonuclease 3-like isoform X2: protein MSYIRGQRNLSGFNPNTRHCLYGLDADLIMLALATHEVHFSILREVVYTPGQQDKCFLCGQVGHLAANCEGKVKRKAGEFDEKGDAIVPKKPYQFLNIWTLREYLEYEFRMPNPPFKIDFECIVDDFIFMCFFVGNDFLPHMPTLEIREGAINLLMAVYKKEFPSMGGYLTDSCTPDLNRVEHFIQAVGSYEDKIFQKRARLHQRQAERIKREKAQAKRGDDLDPHVRDDLIVPIQRFQGSRLASGAVPAPYEQNGSHKDNKERNNRARKAARVSTPGSSIAAAIVEAENDLEAQERDNKEELKSMLKDALREKSDIFNSENPEEDKVKLGEPGWRERYYEEKFGARTPEQIEEIRRDVVLKYTEGLCWVMHYYYEGVCSWQWFYPYHYAPFASDLRDLGHLNITFELGTPFKPFDQLMGVFPAASAHALPLQYRRLMTDPSSPIIDFYPTDFEVDMNGKRYSWQGIAKLPFIDEARLLAEIKKVEHTLTPEEARRNSVMFDMLFVNGSHPLSPYIYSLNSKFGHLPDKERNEIKEKLDPSASGGMNGYITLRSGDPCPPIFRSPVDGLEDIMDNQVICSIYKLPDHHKHIARPPVGVITPKKTVEAGDLKPPPVLWHEDSGRRPHDNSNRYNPPGAISGRQLGEAAHRLVINSLNAQGRGQHSGPSMPYQTIMNGMHHLNVVHPNGNQGMPPPGEQSGWYVPRGSVPNGQIPAYASSGTGNYQYERSGPSQGNRGRQQTHPYSRDGYHDARGRVPPAYGYQQTGGNMYSSQPVAAPSGPGLYGQPPSAYPGFRGGGYCPPPYGGAQQWQQQPYSSYAGRGPYGGAPPPAGADSRAQQSQNRYSSLDRSSNRRPPSGYNR from the exons ATGTCGTACATTCGTGGCCAACGGAATCTGTCTGGTTTTAACCCAAATACACGCCATTGCCTGTATGGCCTG GATGCAGATCTGATCATGCTAGCTTTAGCGACACATGAAGTACATTTCTCAATACTGAGAGAG GTAGTTTATACACCTGGACAGCAGGATAAATGCTTCTTGTGTGGTCAGGTGGGACATTTAGCAGCAAACTGTGAAGGAAAGGTGAAAAGAAAAGCTGGGGAGTTTGATGAGAAGGGGGACGCTATTGTTCCAAAGAAACCTTATCAG TTCTTGAATATATGGACCCTTCGGGAGTACTTAGAATATGAGTTCAGAATGCCAAACCCACCTTTCAAAATTGATTTTGAATGCATCGTTGATGATTTCATCTTCATGTGCTTCTTTGTTGGCAATGATTTTCTTCCACATATGCCAACACTAGAGATCCGTGAG GGAGCTATTAATTTGCTAATGGCAGTAtacaagaaggaatttcccTCGATGGGTGGCTATTTAACTGATTCTTGCACG CCTGATCTGAATAGAGTTGAACACTTCATTCAAGCAGTTGGTTCCTATGAGGATAAAATATTTCAGAAAAGAGCCCGTTTGCATCAG CGTCAAGCGGAAAGAATTAAACGAGAGAAGGCCCAGGCGAAGCGGGGTGATGATCTGGATCCccatgttcgggatgatcttaTTGTGCCTATTCAACGTTTTCAAGGGTCCCGCCTAGCCTCTGGGGCTGTACCTGCACCATATGAGCAGAATGGATCTCATAAAGACAATAAAGAAAGGAACAATCGAGCTCGGAAAGCTGCAAGAGTATCAACGCCAGGTTCCAGCATCGCTGCAGCCATAGTTGAAGCAGAAAATGACCTCGAAGCCCAA GAACGTGACAACAAAGAAGAACTGAAGTCAATGCTTAAAGATGCACTTCGAGAGAAGTCAGATATTTTTAATTCTGAAAATCCAGAGGAGGATAAG GTGAAACTTGGAGAACCAGGATGGAGGGAAAGGTACTATGAAGAGAAATTTGGGGCAAGAACACCTGAACAGATTGAAGAAATACGCAGAGATGTC GTTCTCAAATACACTGAAGGTTTATGCTGGGTAATGCACTACTACTACGAAGGTGTTTGCTCATGGCAATG GTTCTATCCTTACCACTATGCTCCGTTCGCTTCAGATTTGAGGGATTTGGGTCATCTTAATATTACATTTGAACTTGGGACGCCATTCAAACCTTTTGATCAGCTTATGGGGGTTTTCCCAGCTGCAAG CGCTCATGCACTGCCGCTACAGTATCGCCGATTGATGACTGATCCCAGTTCACCAATAATTGATTTTTATCCTACTG ATTTCGAAGTAGATATGAATGGGAAAAGATACTCCTGGCAA GGGATAGCAAAACTGCCCTTTATTGATGAAGCTCGCTTATTGGCTGAAATAAAAAAAGTTGAGCATACTTTGACG CCTGAAGAAGCAAGGAGAAACAGTGTCATGTTCGATATGCTTTTCGTGAATGGATCACACCCTCTTTCACCTTATATTTACTCGCTCAACAGCAAATTTGGACATCTGCCTGACAAAGAGAGAAATGAAATTAAAGAAAAGCTTGATCCTTCTGCTAG TGGAGGAATGAATGGCTACATAACACTTCGCAGTGGGGACCCATGCCCTCCTATCTTTAGGTCTCCTGTGGATGGGCTGGAGGATATTATGGATAATCAAGTGAT ATGCTCAATCTACAAGCTTCCAGATCATCATAAGCACATAGCTCGGCCTCCGGTTGGTGTTATCACACCCAAGAAG ACTGTTGAAGCTGGTGATCTGAAACCGCCTCCAGTGCTGTGGCATGAAGATAGTGGCAGGAGGCCTCATGATAATAGCAACAG GTACAACCCACCTGGAGCCATATCAGGCCGCCAACTTGGAGAGGCAGCCCACCGACTAGTCATAAACAGCTTAAATGCTCAGGGTAGGGGGCAACATAGTGGCCCATCAATGCCATATCAAACTATAATGAATGGCATGCACCATCTGAATGTAGTGCACCCTAATGGCAATCAAGGAATGCCTCCCCCAGGGGAGCAGTCTGGTTGGTATGTGCCTAGGGGTAGTGTTCCAAATGGTCAAATACCAGCTTATGCATCATCAGGAACAGGTAATTATCAGTATGAAAGGTCAGGGCCTTCACAAGGTAACCGAGGAAGGCAACAAACTCACCCGTATTCAAGAGATGGCTACCATGACGCAAGAGGCAGGGTTCCACCTGCATATGGATACCAGCAGACTGGTGGCAACATGTATTCATCACAGCCTGTTGCTGCGCCATCAGGTCCTGGACTGTATGGGCAACCCCCATCAGCATATCCTGGGTTTCGTGGTGGAGGCTACTGCCCCCCTCCATATGGTGGAGCCCAACAGTGGCAGCAACAACCATATAGTTCATATGCTGGAAGAGGGCCTTATGGAGGTGCGCCACCACCCGCTGGGGCTGATTCACGAGCACAGCAGTCACAGAACCGTTATAGCTCTTTGGACAGAAGTTCAAACCGGAGGCCTCCATCTGGATACAACCGATAA